Proteins encoded in a region of the Planococcus citri chromosome 1, ihPlaCitr1.1, whole genome shotgun sequence genome:
- the LOC135831922 gene encoding protein C19orf12 homolog: MVIRTREIVEIMADLARHENIRVNITESLKGGLVTGASAFLGGVFLGPLGIAAGAALGGLTAASTCSNFRPIAEILLNDLTSAQQALLVNRVNNVIQNLGVEDVVTLTAMIASRGGLRDNLVDVLRLFVTSDLHYSLAR, translated from the exons atggttATTCGCACCAGAGAAATCGTTGAAATTATGGCTGATTTAGCCAGGCACGAGAATATACGAGTCAACATTACCGAAAGTCTCAAAGGTGGTTTGGTAACGGGAGCTTCCGCATTTCTCGGCGGTGTTTTCTTGGGACCTTTAGGAATAGCAGCTG GAGCTGCCCTGGGAGGTCTCACTGCAGCGAGCACTTGCTCAAATTTCCGTCCTATTGCAGAAATTCTGCTGAATGATCTTACCTCGGCACAGCAAGCTTTGTTGGTAAATAGAGTGAATAACGTAATTCAGAATCTCGGCGTAGAAGACGTAGTTACGTTAACAGCAATGATTGCTAGTCGTGGAGGATTACGTGACAATTTAGTAGATGTTTTACGGTTATTTGTTACCAGCGATTTACATTACTCTCTTGCTCGTTAA
- the LOC135831913 gene encoding dual specificity mitogen-activated protein kinase kinase 7-like: MDFERRIMNLQARLRAENEDNQRENPLGGSPSHGPGRRPKQLGDIGTPTRTRKHLELPFSSLTQLRSQDTSEVDTKMKEIMKMNGSLNINGTKFQTDIKDLEHLGELGNGTCGHVVKMLHKPSNTIIAVKQMRRSGNSDENKRIIMDLDVVFKSLDCPYIVRYLGCFITESDVWICMELMATCFDRLLKKLKTAIPEDILGKVTLATVKALHYLKESHGVIHRDVKPSNILLDEKGNVKLCDFGISGRLVDSKAKTKNAGCAAYMAPERIEPPDPRKPDYDIRADVWSLGITLVELATGVFPYKDCKCDFEVLSRVLHEDPPSLPSDSLRFSPEFQSFVSSCLTKDYSHRPKYKELLEHPFLKRYELKNVDVAAWYAKAVSNSTSNTPLRYLSTSLSSSTRRQPPPPPPTTSHQSRRTGLENIVLNGDHSGKYSPFRSLDAQYGVNGLQFSEWDPHKFSANKFNNASPLLRRRYPPESSTISANNYNNVYGTENTSPLVLQKFHYQPNYNLNNHLPSYPITSSHYRSASLSPSRRYLTESVKFTDESKILEGNNQNGSKKKFSSYLKFHLNPTTEDVRRSSPPTVPSPAPPSPPPRYNRLSSNSSSPANFPSSPLMMRRNFYEPPDSPLASRRLYIDGSPLLSRRYVSPCPPQPPPRRLSESSSVPGSPQHYNFQRNDLIRNTPAPNKFQYTPQPQRKTIYQINDL; the protein is encoded by the exons ATGGATTTCGAAAGAAGAATCATGAACTTGCAAGCGCGTTTAAGAGCAGAAAACGAAGATAATCAGAGAGAAAATCCACTCGGTGGGAGTCCTAGTCATGGCCCTGGGCGTAGACCTAAACAAC TTGGTGATATTGGAACACCTACAAGAACTAGAAAACACTTGGAACTGCCGTTCAGTTCTTTAACCCAACTGAGGTCACAAGACACAAGCGAAGTTGAtaccaaaatgaaagaaatcatgaaaatgaatGGATCGTTGAACATCAATGGCACA aaattccaaacCGACATTAAGGATTTGGAACATCTAGGAGAGTTGGGAAATGGAACTTGTGGTCATGTTGTTAAAATGTTGCATAAACCAAGTAACACGATCATCGCAGTCAAA CAAATGAGAAGATCCGGAAATAGTGACGAAAATAAGCGTATCATTATGGATTTAGATGTAGTCTTCAAGTCATTAGATTGTCCTTACATAGTACGCTATCTCGGTTGCTTTATCACTGAATCGGACGTTTGGATTTGTATGGAACTTATGGCTACGTGTTTCGATCGTTTATTAAAGAAATTAAAGACTGCTATACCAGAAGATATATTAGGAAAAGTTACATTAGCT ACTGTGAAAGCTCTTCATTATTTAAAAGAATCCCACGGCGTCATTCACAGAGATGTTAAACCATCGAATATCCTGTTAGATGAGAAAGGCAATGTCAAACTCTGTGATTTTGGCATCTCTGGACGTCTGGTAGATTCTAAAGCGAAAACCAAAAATGCTGGATGCGCCGCTTATATGGCT CCGGAAAGAATCGAGCCACCTGATCCTAGAAAACCCGATTATGACATAAGAGCTGATGTATGGAGTTTAGGAATTACTTTGGTTGAATTAGCCACCGGCGTTTTCCCCTACAAAGATTGCAAATGTGATTTTGAAGTCTTGAGCAGAGTTTTACACGAAGATCCACCATCTTTGCCTTCCGATTCGTTACggttttctccagaatttcaaagTTTCGTTTCTAGTTG TTTAACGAAAGATTATAGTCATCGTCCTAAGTACAAAGAATTATTGGAACATCCTTTCCTAAAAAGGTACGAGTTGAAGAATGTCGATGTAGCTGCGTGGTACGCTAAAGCAGTATCCAACTCTACCAGTAATACTCCTCTAAG ATATTTGTCAACATCGTTATCTTCATCTACTAGAAGACAacctcctcctccacctccaACAACGAGCCATCAAAGTCGTCGTACAGGGTTAGAAAATATTGTATTGAACGGCGATCATTCCGGTAAATATTCGCCATTTCGATCGTTAGATGCTCAGTATGGTGTTAACGGACTACAATTCAGTGAATGGGATCCTCATAAGTTTAGCGC aaataaattcaaCAATGCATCTCCTCTTCTGAGAAGGCGATATCCACCTGAATCGTCTACTATTAGTGCTAACAATTATAATAATGTTTATGGTACTGAAAATACGAGTCCTCTAGTCTTGCAAAAGTTTCATTATCAACCAAACTATAATTTGAATAATCACTTACCTAGTTACCCAATCACGTCATCACATTACAG ATCAGCATCGCTATCGCCTAGTCGTAGATACTTGACTGAAAGCGTCAAATTTACGGACGAATCGAAAATTTTAGAGGGTAATAATCAGAATGGttcgaaaaagaaattttcttcGTACTTAAAATTCCATCTGAATCCAACTACTGAAGACGTACGTCGAAGTTCTCCTCCTACCGTACCATCACCAGCACCTCCTAGTCCTCCGCCGCGTTACAATAGATTATCTTCAAATAGTTCCTCACCGGCTAACTTTCCATCATCACCTTTAATGATGAGACGTAATTTTTATGAACCTCCGGATTCACCTTTGGCTTCGAGACGCTTATACATCGATGGTTCTCCGTTATTATCAAGAAG ATACGTTTCTCCTTGTCCTCCTCAACCACCTCCTCGAAGGCTTTCGGAAAGCAGCTCAGTTCCAGGTTCGCCCCaacattacaattttcaaagaaatgatcTCATTCGAAATACGCCAGCCCCGAATAAATTTCAGTACACACCGCAACCTCAACGAAAAACCATTTACCAAATAAATGACCTCTGA